A stretch of Mesorhizobium sp. M2A.F.Ca.ET.046.03.2.1 DNA encodes these proteins:
- a CDS encoding type II toxin-antitoxin system ParD family antitoxin, which produces MGQVDKRSITLSPELAQAVDDVVAAGEYASASEVIRDALRQWKERRDLLGYTVEELRELVQEGIDSGPALDGPPLMERLRARYSKMAEAKGADE; this is translated from the coding sequence ATGGGCCAGGTCGATAAACGTAGCATCACGCTTTCGCCGGAACTGGCGCAGGCAGTCGACGATGTGGTCGCCGCGGGCGAATATGCTTCCGCGAGCGAGGTGATCCGCGATGCGCTCAGGCAGTGGAAGGAGCGCCGCGACCTGCTCGGCTACACCGTGGAGGAGTTGCGGGAATTGGTGCAGGAGGGGATCGATAGCGGACCGGCGCTGGACGGTCCCCCCTTAATGGAGCGATTGCGCGCCAGATATTCGAAGATGGCGGAAGCCAAAGGCGCTGACGAGTGA
- a CDS encoding type II toxin-antitoxin system RelE/ParE family toxin translates to MKYRLLPQALVDLEAIGDYIAAYNPNAAIRFVETLQRRWDLLTLHPRSAHRATTSCRAFATLLSGSTLRSIELATMRSKSCACCMAGEGSRQRIWDPKARRVETDSGDALKSLF, encoded by the coding sequence GTGAAGTACCGCCTGCTTCCACAGGCACTGGTCGACCTCGAAGCTATCGGCGACTATATCGCCGCCTACAATCCTAATGCCGCAATCCGTTTTGTGGAAACTCTTCAGCGGCGATGGGACTTGCTAACCCTCCATCCCCGATCGGCGCACCGCGCGACGACATCCTGCCGGGCATTCGCCACCTTGTTGTCGGGCAGTACCTTACGTTCTATCGAATTGGCGACGATGCGATCGAAATCCTGCGCGTGTTGCATGGCCGGCGAAGGATCGAGACAGAGGATATGGGACCCTAAAGCGCGTCGCGTTGAAACTGATTCAGGCGACGCGCTTAAGTCTTTGTTTTGA
- a CDS encoding cystathionine gamma-lyase produces MSKKAKSRAAALAHLRSRDFAKGDPIPLPLTMASIFHTPGAEVGFDQYGRYDNPTWRAVEHALGHLEGAQCVAFPSGMGAISSVFFALLKSGDRVLLPSDGYHATRAMAERFLNPLGIACDTRPTPTFLDGGFDGYRLVFAETPSNPRLDICDITAVAEAVHRQDGLLVVDNTTMTSFGQRPLDLGADIVVSADTKAVNGHSDVLFGHVASRDADIIAKVTDWRSLVGGIPGPFEAWLVHRGLETLEVRFDRMCSSAETIAMKMRTHRAVGGLRYPGLEGDASHNLARAQMDRFGFLISFELASEQKAEAFIDNCALIESATSFGGVHTSAERRSKRGDAVPPGFVRLSIGCEPVEELWQAIEASLDKVAS; encoded by the coding sequence ATGTCCAAGAAAGCGAAGTCCCGCGCCGCGGCGCTTGCCCATTTGCGCAGCCGCGATTTCGCCAAGGGCGACCCGATCCCGCTGCCGCTGACCATGGCATCGATCTTCCACACGCCGGGCGCAGAGGTCGGCTTCGATCAGTATGGCCGCTACGACAATCCGACCTGGCGCGCCGTCGAGCACGCGCTTGGCCACCTCGAAGGCGCGCAGTGCGTCGCCTTCCCGTCCGGAATGGGCGCAATCTCGTCGGTGTTTTTCGCGCTGCTGAAATCAGGCGACCGCGTGCTTCTGCCGTCAGACGGCTATCACGCCACGCGCGCCATGGCCGAGCGCTTTCTCAATCCCCTCGGCATTGCCTGCGACACCAGGCCGACGCCAACCTTCCTCGACGGCGGCTTCGATGGTTACCGGCTGGTTTTTGCCGAGACGCCGTCCAATCCCCGGCTGGACATCTGCGATATCACAGCGGTGGCCGAAGCCGTTCACAGGCAGGATGGGCTGCTGGTCGTCGACAACACGACGATGACGTCCTTCGGCCAGCGTCCGCTGGACCTCGGCGCCGACATCGTCGTCTCCGCCGACACAAAGGCGGTGAACGGTCATTCCGATGTGCTTTTCGGCCATGTCGCGAGCCGCGATGCCGACATCATCGCCAAGGTGACCGACTGGCGCAGCCTGGTCGGCGGCATCCCCGGTCCCTTCGAGGCCTGGCTTGTGCATCGCGGGCTGGAAACGCTGGAGGTGCGTTTCGACCGGATGTGCTCCTCGGCCGAAACGATCGCAATGAAGATGAGAACCCATCGCGCGGTCGGCGGCCTGCGCTATCCCGGCCTCGAGGGCGATGCCTCGCACAATCTGGCGCGCGCCCAGATGGATCGCTTTGGCTTCCTGATCTCGTTCGAACTGGCCTCGGAACAGAAGGCCGAGGCGTTCATCGACAATTGCGCGCTGATTGAATCGGCGACTTCCTTCGGTGGCGTGCACACCTCGGCCGAACGGCGCTCGAAGCGCGGCGACGCCGTGCCGCCCGGCTTCGTGCGCCTGTCGATCGGCTGCGAGCCGGTCGAGGAGCTTTGGCAGGCGATCGAGGCGTCGTTGGACAAAGTCGCCAGTTGA
- the mraZ gene encoding division/cell wall cluster transcriptional repressor MraZ, with translation MDRFLSNAVNRIDAKGRVSVPAHFRAVVQKRGYSELYALRCLDLAAMDVGGLDLLDRYEQRIALEDPFLQTADDMSFFCHGDGTFLKLDQDGRITMSDFIREHTGISNEVAFVGRGNFFQIWEPGRLSAYGAQARARLLQLRQGTNPGERSE, from the coding sequence TTGGACCGATTTCTGTCAAACGCGGTAAACAGGATCGATGCGAAGGGGCGGGTCTCCGTTCCGGCGCATTTCCGTGCGGTGGTTCAGAAACGCGGCTATTCGGAGCTTTACGCGCTGCGCTGCCTGGACCTGGCGGCCATGGATGTCGGCGGACTCGACCTGCTCGACCGCTACGAGCAGCGGATCGCGCTGGAGGATCCCTTTCTGCAGACGGCGGACGATATGTCGTTCTTCTGCCATGGCGACGGGACGTTCCTGAAGCTCGATCAGGATGGCCGCATCACCATGAGCGACTTCATCCGCGAGCATACGGGCATCTCGAACGAGGTGGCCTTTGTCGGCCGCGGCAATTTCTTTCAGATCTGGGAGCCGGGACGGCTTTCCGCCTATGGGGCGCAGGCGCGCGCCAGGCTTTTGCAGCTTCGGCAGGGGACGAATCCCGGGGAGCGATCGGAATGA